DNA sequence from the Burkholderia pyrrocinia genome:
GGACACATAGCCGACACCGTAAGTGGCCAGCGACGCGATGATGGCTGTCGTGGGGCTGCCGTGCGGAAAGAATATCTGCGGGAAGATCAGCGCCGATGCCGTGGCGTAGATGAAGAAATCGTAGTATTCGAGCACCGAGCCGATCCAGCCGCTGATGGCGGCTTTTCTCGATTGGTGCCTGCCCCGGGGCTCGTCTCGCAAGGTCGTGGTCATCGTCGTCTCCAGATATTGATATGTGTGCCGGGCAACGCGGGTGATGCGGGGAGTCGTCACTGCCCGATGTATCGACTCCGTTGTGTGACCTGACCGAGGCCGATCGATACGACGCGCGGCGAGCAACCGCGGTGCGCAACGCCGTGCACCCGGCAGCGGTTGCGCATGTGCGTCGGTCCCGCATCGGCAGCCGATACGGGAATCGGCCTATTCCTCGCCGAGCGCCGAGACCGCGGCCCTCAGCGCCAGCAGATAGCTTTGAACACCGAAACCGCAAATCTGCCCGCTGACGATCTCGGCCAGGACGGAGTGATGCCGGAACGGCTCGCGTGCATGAATGTTGGACATGTGCAGTTCGACGATCGGGCACGTGAGGATGGCAAGGGCATCGCGAATGCCGTAGCTGTAATGCGTCCATGCGCCCGCGTTGATCAGCACCGCATCCTGGCGTTCCTCGAAGGCGCGATGAATGCGCTCGCACATCGCTCCTTCGCTGTTTGTCTGGAACGAATCCACCTGTACACCCAGTTCCTCCGCCAGCCCTTGCAGCCGTGCATCGATCTGTGCGAGCGTGATCGTCCCGTACTGTGCCGGGTCGCGCTTGCCGAACATGTTGTGATTGATGCCGTGCAGCATCAGGATCTTCTTCATGCGAATCTCCATTGCGTGTTCAATCAAAGGGCACGGCCAGCCGATCGATCACCGAACTGGTCTCGGGGCGCACGCCGCGCCACCACGCGAACGCTTCGGCCGCCTGCTCGACCAGCATGCCGACGCCGTCCGCGATTCCGTGTACGCCTGCGTTTTTCGCGAGCCGGAGAAACGGCGTCAGACGCTTGCCGTATGCAAGTTCGTAGGCCGTGCCGGCCGGACTGAACACGCTCGGCGGGACCGGCGGCAGGTCGCCGGTCAGGCTGGCCGACGTCGCATTGACGACCAGGTCGAAACGCCCCATCCGTGCGAGGTCTGCGTAGCCGCCGGCAACGAGCGGACCGCGCCCGGCAACTTGCGCGACCAATGCGCGCGCCTTGTCGACGTCGCGATTCGCGATGACCAGTTCGGCCGGTCCGGCTTCGAGGAACGGTAAAAGCGCGCCGCGTGCCGCGCCGCCTGCACCGAGCACCAGGACACGCTTGCCGGCCATCGGCAGATTGAGGTTCGCTTCGATATCGCGAACCAGTCCGATGCCGTCGAAGTTGTCTGCCAGGATGCGGCCGCCGTCGAACTTGAGCGCGTTGGCCGCGCCCGCGAGCTGCGCACGCTCGCTGCGTTCGTCCGACATCGCGAACGCGTCGAGCTTGAACGGCGCGGTTACGTTGATGCCCTTGCCGCCGCCCTCGAAAAACGCACGAACCGCGGCAGCGAAAGCGCCTGCCGGCTCGACGGGCCCCTCGATGGCCGTATAGCTGAGGTCCTGCCGCGTCTCCTGCGCGAAAAGGCCGTGAATCAGCGGGGATTTCGTGTGTCCGATCGGATTGCCGATCACCGCGTACTGGTCGGTCATCATTGGCTCGCTTTTGAATAGAGGACGCCGTCGGCCTGCATCGCATCGATTTCGGCCGAATCGAACCCGAGGGAGCGCGCGACTTCCGCGTTGTGCTGCCCGAGATCGGGCGCGACGTCGCGAATCGTCGTATCGCAATCGGAAAACCGGAACGGCAGGTTGGGCAGGCGCAGTGTCCCGTAGCGCGGATGCTGTTGCTCGACGACCATGCCTCTCGCCTGGATCTGCGGATCGTTCAATACCTCGTCGATGCGCTGCACCTTCGCGCACGGAACGTCGATGCCGTCCAGCAGTTCGAGCACCGACGCGACGGAACGCGCGGCCACCCACGGCTCGACCACCGACAGAATCTCCGCGCGGTGCGCGTTGCGGCCGGTGCTGTCGTGAAACCGTGTGTCGGCGCCGAAATCCGCCGGGCCGCCGTGCGTCGCGATCAGATCGGCGAAGCGTTTCCACGCGTCGTCGACTTGCGCGGCGATCACGAGATCGCCGTCCGCGGCGCGGAATACGCCGTAGAGCGTCGACGTCGGCATGTCGTGCCCGGTCTGCTCGGGCAGCACGCCCTGCAGCGTGT
Encoded proteins:
- the aroE gene encoding shikimate dehydrogenase; translation: MTDQYAVIGNPIGHTKSPLIHGLFAQETRQDLSYTAIEGPVEPAGAFAAAVRAFFEGGGKGINVTAPFKLDAFAMSDERSERAQLAGAANALKFDGGRILADNFDGIGLVRDIEANLNLPMAGKRVLVLGAGGAARGALLPFLEAGPAELVIANRDVDKARALVAQVAGRGPLVAGGYADLARMGRFDLVVNATSASLTGDLPPVPPSVFSPAGTAYELAYGKRLTPFLRLAKNAGVHGIADGVGMLVEQAAEAFAWWRGVRPETSSVIDRLAVPFD
- the aroQ gene encoding type II 3-dehydroquinate dehydratase, whose translation is MKKILMLHGINHNMFGKRDPAQYGTITLAQIDARLQGLAEELGVQVDSFQTNSEGAMCERIHRAFEERQDAVLINAGAWTHYSYGIRDALAILTCPIVELHMSNIHAREPFRHHSVLAEIVSGQICGFGVQSYLLALRAAVSALGEE